The nucleotide sequence TCTACGTCGGGGAGCTGCGAAAGATGTCGGTCGGATACAACACGTCGCTGAGCGTGCCGATTTCGGCCTCGCTCACGGGCGCGGTGACGGCGGGCATCGATTACTACCAGTACACGATCAATCAGTTCAGCTCGAGCGGGGCCCTCACCAACTCGGGTGAGATCGTGACCGACTCGACGGCGCCCATTGACGCGACGCGCAGCATCACGACGAACACCGGCGTGTTCGGCCAGGCCCAACTGAACGTTGCCGACCAACTTTTCTTCACGGTCGGAGTGCGCGCCGAACACAACAATGACTTTGGCAGGCGACTCGGTACCCCCGTGTCGCCGCGGTTCGGTGCCTCATGGGCACGGACGCTGGGCGGAACGACGGTCAAGCTGCGTGCGTCCTACGGGCAGGCGATCCGCGCGCCCAGCCCGTTGGAGAAGGACTACGCCAAGAACGCGTTCGTCGAGACGCTGGCGAACGAGTCACTCGGTCCGGAACGCCAACGCGGCTTGGATGGCGGCGTCGACGTAGCGTTAGGTCGAGCCACGCTGAGCGCGACGTACTACAATCAGACTGCGACCGACCTCATCCAGTTCGTGCTGCTCGATGGAAACCAGGACCCGCAGGTTCGCCAGTACGAGAATGTCGGCCGCGTCGCGAATCGCGGGCTCGAGCTCGAGGCTGGACTCCACCTGGGACGTGTCACCGCCACGGCGCAATTCGCGCACGCGACGAGTGTCGTGAAAGCCCTCGGGCCTGCGTACACCGGCGACTTGCAACCCGGTGATCAAGTGCTCGGCATTCCCCGCAACACGGCGGGCGCAAGCCTCGCCTGGTCGGCGCTGGCGAACACGACGCTCACGTTAGGCGTCGTCTACGTCGGCACGCGCACGAACTACGACGATCGGGCGTTCTTCACCGATCCGAGCCGCAGCACGCTTCGCGACTATTGGACCGAATATCCGGCATTCACGAAGCTCAACATCGGCGTGTCGCACGCGCTGTCGAGCAGCGCGGCGGCGTTCGTGAGCATCGAGAACGTGGCCAACGTCAATCCCAGCGAGCAGTCCAATCTGACGCCGATCCAGGGCCGCATCTCGATGGTCGGCCTCCGGCTGCACTACTGAGCCGATGCCGTTTGCATCGATAGGAGAGGCGTCCGTGCGAGCTCGCCTAACTGAGGATCTGGCGTATATGCGAGTGAGTGTCATCATCACGATGCAGTGCGCGTGCGTCATGGCCGGTGGAGTTTTCGGCCAGGGAGGCCCGGCGATTCGGGTCGTGCAGTCGGAGCAGATCTCTGTAGCGCATCCCCGCCGGCCGCACATCGAAAGCTTTCTCGCTGTCGACCCGCGCGATTCACGACATATGATCGCCGCCTCGATGCTCGGGCTCGCCGATGGCCGCCTGGGGGCGGCTGTGTACGCGACGTTCGATGCCGGCCGCCACTGGACAGAATCACGGATCGCTCCGCGGGACAGCATGCTTTCGTTAGGCGGCGATCCGCTCGTCTATATCATGCGCGACGGAACGGCACTGTTCGGTGTCGGCACGCAACAGGCCGGCCGCTCCGTGACTGCTGTCAGCCGGTCGACTGACGGTGGACGCACGTGGGAGCGCCCGCAAGTGATGAATTACCGCGACCGTCCGTTCATGGCGTTCGATACGACGGGTACGGATCTCGATGGAACCATCTACATAGCCGGTATCGACAACGGCCTCCTGCTCAGCCACTCGACCGATGACGGCCGGAGCTTCAGTTATCCGGCGATCATCACGCGTGATCTGGGCGGGCCCGACCCAAGCGCGCCGATCCGAGGCGTCCTAACCGACATGGTGGTCACGCCCGACGGTGTGCTGGTCATGCCGTTCAACAGTCGGCTCGACATGCGTGACTCGATACCGCGATTCAAGAAAGATTCGGTGATGACCAACGCGTTCCGAGTCCTCGTCTCGGACGACGGCGGGCGATCGTTTTTCGCGATGCGCGAGGGCCCTCGCGCGCATTGGGTGGTGAACTATGCAAATAGCCAGGCGCTCGGCGCGCCACGCGTGGCGCTCGATCAATCGCGAGGCACGTTTCGCGGCCGACTCTATCTGGTGTGGACGGACTGGGACATCGCTCGCCGTGCCTACGTCGTGCGGCTCGCCTACTCGAGCGACGCCGGGAAAACGTGGAATACCACAGTCGTCAGCGATGACACCTCCGGCCACGATCCAGGCAACGCCGCGCTCGCCGTCACCAGAGACGGGATCGTTGGCGTGATCTGGAACGACCGGCGCGACGATCCGCGAAACCGCTGTTGGCGTCTCTACGGCGCAATCTCCGTTGATGGCGGCGCATCGTTCCTGCCTAACGCGAGATTGAGCACTGCGCCGACGTGCGTCAACACTCCGGGCAACTGGGTGCTCAGCACCTGGTATGAGTACGATCACTGGACCGAACCGGACCGGCCGCGTCCAGGGTTCGGGGTGACCGCGTTGATCCCGGTGCGGTTTCCGAACGGCGGCGACACCCAGGGACTCGTTGCCGATGCCGATGGCGTATTCCACGCCGCGTGGATCAACGGCGCGACGGGAACGCTTCAGCTCTGGCACACCGCGTTCGCGGTCGACTCGGCGATCGTGGCGGCGGTACGGAACAAGAACGAGCGGAAGATGGCCGGCTCGGCGGCCACGCCCGTGCCGTCGGGGCGTGTGGATGTCACGCAGGAACTCAGCTTCGTCATGAGCCACCCGGCGATCGACTTCACACGCGGCACGCTCGAGGTCACGATGCGGGTGAAGAATGCGACGGGCCTCACCGTGCATGGGCCGATCGAGGTTGTCGTCGACCGTCTGAAGGCCGACTGGTCTAACGCAATGGGCCTCGCGAACCTTCGGGTCGCGAATGCCGACAGTGGCGGCGGCGGCCTGGGTGCGACGTGGGTGTTCGCCGCCGGCGCCGATCGCATGTTGCATCCCGGCGCCACGACGCCGCCACGCGTGTTGCGATTCCGCTTCGATGGCGGCGTGCCCGACGAGCCCGACGGCTACTTCGAGCCCGCGTTTCGCATCCTCGCCCGCAGCACCGGCGCGGCTGGCCAACGTTAGGTTGGTCGATCGCCCGTTTCACAATATTGGAGTAACTCCGGCATGCACATGCATCGACTGTCCGCGGCGGCGATCCTTTGCCTAACCGCGATGGCTTCCGCGTCCCGCGCGCAACAGGTCAAGCCCTTGTCCATCGAGGACGCGCTGGCCACGCGCACGTTCGGGATCTACGCGCCAATCTCGGTGTCGCCCGACGGACGCTGGGTCGCGTACACCATCGTGGATCCGCGAAAGCGGCGAAGTCACAGTGAGAAGGCGCCTAACTTTCTCTCGACTGGCGCGTCGCGCGACGCCGAAGGCGCCGAGCTGTGGATCGCCGACACGAAAACGGGCGCCACGCGAGATCTCACCGGGCACACCGGGAATAGCTGGGATGGCGTGTGGTCACCGGATGGATCTCAGCTCGCTTTCTACAGTGACCGTGACGGAATGGCGCGCCTCTGGGTGTGGGACCGCGCAACGGCAACGGTACGCCGCGTCTCCTCCGTGATTCCGCGGGCGTGGGTGATGTTTGAATCGCCCGAGTGGACGCCCGATGGGGCGGCACTGATCGTGAAGGTCCTTCCGGAAGGCGACACGATCGGGCCTGCCGGAGACAGCGCTGCGAAGGCCGCCCTCGCGCTGCCTAACGATAGCACCCCGACGGCGGAGGTGCGGACGGCGAATATCGGTCGCTCCGACACGGCGCGTGTCGATAGCGGCTCGAACCCGGCAGCCATCGCGGACCTTGCGCTCGTGCGAATCTCGGACGGCACCGTGCGGCGCCTCGTCCGGCGATCGCAAATTATGGAATACTCGGTGTCGCCGACCGGCGAGCGGGTCGCCTATACGATACTCAGTGGGGTGGTGGTCACGCCCGAGATCACCTGGGTGTACGACATCGGCGTCACAGATCTGAAAACCGGTGCGACACGGATCATCGCGCACCGCGTTCCGAATTTCTGGGGGCCGACAATCAGCTGGTCGCCGGATGGTCTGCACATCGCGTTCACCACCAAGCCCCACAGCTACGGCCTGGAGAACCTTCCCGATCGACCGTTGCCACCCGGTGACTGCTACGTCGCCAGCGTGCTGAACGACTCGGTTCGCGACCTGACGCCGGGCGCGCACGTCGATCTCGGCACCAGCTTCCACGCGCCCGTGTGGAGTGCTAACGGTTCAACCCTGTTCCTGGTAGGCGGAGGCGCGCTCTGGCGCGTCGACGCCCAACGAGGTGGACTTGAACCCGTCGGTCGCGTACCGGGACGCGCAGCAGTCGCCATCATCACGACCGGACCCTTTGCCCGACCGTGGCCGTCTAACGCCGGCGACACGCTATTCGTGCGAACGCTCGATGAACGAACCTTGAAAGTGGGGGTCGCGCGCATCGATGTACGCACCGGTGTCAGCGAGCTCGCCTACGAGGACGACGAATGGCTGCCCGTTGCAAGCCGCACAGCGTTGGGCATGGCGGCCGCGGCCGACGTGTTCGTCTACCAGCGCGAGAGCGCGGCGCATCCGGGCGACCTGTGGGTCGCGGAGCCGAAGTTCCTCGCGCGGCGGCGCCTCACGCACATCAATCCGCAGCTCGATGACTACGTGTTCGGAGAGCGGCGTCTCATCTACTGGCGCAGCGATGATGGTGACTCGTTGCGCGGCGCGCTGCTTCTACCCGCGGGTTACAAAGCCGGCAAGCGCTATCCGCTGATCTCGTGGCAATACGGCGGCGAAACCTGGTCAATGTTCGCGAACAACTTCGGCGTGATTCCGATATTTGTCGACTACATCCAGATCCTGGCGACCCGCGGCTACGCAGTGCTTGTTCCCGATGCGCCGCAGCACATCGGCACGCCCATGCTGGATCTCGCAAAGACGGTACTGCCGGGCGTCAATCGCGCGATAGAGCTCGGCGTCGCCGACCCGGCGCGACTCGGGATCATGGGACTCAGCTATGGCTGCTTCTCGACACTCATGCTCATCGTGCAAACGACGCGCTTCAAAGCGGCGGAGTGCGGCTCGGGTGCGTCGAGCATCATTGGAATGACAGGAACCGAGCTAGGCTGGGCTTGGGCGGATTCCGGACAAGGCAAGATGGGCGCGACAGTGTGGCAGCGGCGAGACCGATACATCGAGAACTCGGCCTACTTCTATCTCGATCGCGTGGCGACGCCGATTCTGATGGTCAACGGGACCGCGGACCCTGGAGTGCCATCGTTCCTTGCGGACGAGACCTACGCAGCGCTCCGCCAGTTAGGCAAGCGCGTCGAATATGTGCGCTATGTCGGCGAAAGCCATGGCCCAATGGCATACAGCCGCGCCAACGTCACCGACTACCTGAATCGCCTGGTGCGATGGTTCGGAACCTATCTGAGTGACTCGTCGAGTCACGCCACGCCCGACTCGATTCGTTAGGCGCGTGGGCGTGTGCCGGCCGGCACACGCCCGTCGTGCATCACGACACCGACCACGCGCACCGGTCATCGGACCGGCCGCGCGCTCGGGCCGCTAGAGCCCGAACCCCACGTCTCCCGCAATGCCCTGCAGCGGCGCGCCCGAAGGCTCGAGCGGGAAATGGCTCCTGACGCGCGTTGCAAGCACGGCATCGCCACGCTCGATCAGCCGCGGCGCCTCGTAAGTCCGCTCTTCTTTCCGCATATGACCCTCCAGTGAAAGTGATGAGATGAATTGCACCACACGTCGGATGCAGGCCGCACTGATGGCGTCGAGCGGCCTGAATTACCGTGCCGCTAGAGACCGAAACTGGTCTCGCCTGCCGTGTCCTTGGGCTTGACGCCGTTCGGCTCCAGCGTGCCGAACACCTTCATGCGCGTTGCAGACACCGCGTCGCCCTTCTCCTCGAGCGACGGCGCCTGGTACGATCTTGGCTTGCGTTGCATTGATCCCTCCTTGTGTCGAGACGTGTGATCCTCCTCCACCCGGCCGGCGAGCGCTCGACGGCCGGTCCTACACCTACTGCGCCCGACCCCACCTGCCGGTCCGCATCCGAAGCCACAAGTCGAGCGCCAACGCGTTGAGCACCTGGCCGCGCTCGATTTCTCCGTCCACTGTCGCCGCTTTCTCGATCGCCGCGCGCAGCGGCGCGATCTCGATACAACCCAGCTCGGCGAGCACCGAGTGCTCGAGCAGCGCATCGAACCGATGGCGCTCGTGCACGAGCGACCACGCAATGCGCCCGTCGAACGCGCCCTTCCACCGCCGCCCGCGAATGATTTCGGGAAGACACCCGCGCATGGCCTCGCGCAGGATCCATTTCCGCTCGTTAGGCCGTCGGCTCACTTCGGCCGGCAGCGCAAGCGCGAATTCCACGAGCGGCCGATGGCAGAACGGGTATCGGACGTCGACCGCATCGGGCACGATCCCGTGGTCGATCGCCGCCGAAATGGCCGAGGTCGAAAACGCGAGCTCGTGCGCGTACTGTGCGCCGCGCCTCCCGGCGTAACTTTGGGCCACGACAGATCGCTCGGTTAGGCGGAGACGCTGCCGCTCAGCCGCCGGGATCCACTGTGGCGCCTCCACGCCGCGCGCCCTGCGCAAGCGAAAGGCGCTCGGCACGAGTGGCAGCACCGCGTTCAAGTATGCGAGCTTCCAGAACGACACCCGCCCCAACGCTGCCCAACGAAGCATCTCGTGTAGCGCCCGCTGCAACTGCCCGGTCGCGATCCAGTCAGCAAAGAAGAACATGCTGCCCACCAGGTAGTGGTCCGATCCGACTCCTGAGAGCAGCACGCGCGCACCGGCGCCATCGAGCAGCACACAGGTCGCGATATCGCGGGCGGCCAACAGACAACGGGACGAGGGCAAGTCAGAGTTCGGCACCTGCCGGGACGCGGCCTGCAACGGCACGTAGTCGACGAGCAGCTCATTGCGAATGCCGTACGTCTGGACCACGCTGTCGGAGTAGATCCGCTCGTCCGAGCCGGCGCCAACCGAGTCGACATACGTCAGTGTCCCGCCCACGCCAGTCGCGACATCTCCACGACGCTCCAACGTCTGAGCGATCGAGACGATCGACGATGAGTCGAGACCACCCGAAAGCTCCGACCAGGTGCCAGCGTCCCCAGTTAGGCACAGCCGCACCGCATCGAACAGCAGCGATCGAAACTCCTCGACCGCAGCCCCCTCGTCGCGCACAGACTTCGGCTCGAACTCCGTCGGCGACCAATACGTGCGCACCTCGATCGACCCTCCGCGCACCACCGCCATGCTCGCGGGCGGCACAGACCGGACACCCGCGTACGCCGTGCGGCCGGCCTCCGACTCCACC is from Gemmatimonadaceae bacterium and encodes:
- a CDS encoding prolyl oligopeptidase family serine peptidase — its product is MHMHRLSAAAILCLTAMASASRAQQVKPLSIEDALATRTFGIYAPISVSPDGRWVAYTIVDPRKRRSHSEKAPNFLSTGASRDAEGAELWIADTKTGATRDLTGHTGNSWDGVWSPDGSQLAFYSDRDGMARLWVWDRATATVRRVSSVIPRAWVMFESPEWTPDGAALIVKVLPEGDTIGPAGDSAAKAALALPNDSTPTAEVRTANIGRSDTARVDSGSNPAAIADLALVRISDGTVRRLVRRSQIMEYSVSPTGERVAYTILSGVVVTPEITWVYDIGVTDLKTGATRIIAHRVPNFWGPTISWSPDGLHIAFTTKPHSYGLENLPDRPLPPGDCYVASVLNDSVRDLTPGAHVDLGTSFHAPVWSANGSTLFLVGGGALWRVDAQRGGLEPVGRVPGRAAVAIITTGPFARPWPSNAGDTLFVRTLDERTLKVGVARIDVRTGVSELAYEDDEWLPVASRTALGMAAAADVFVYQRESAAHPGDLWVAEPKFLARRRLTHINPQLDDYVFGERRLIYWRSDDGDSLRGALLLPAGYKAGKRYPLISWQYGGETWSMFANNFGVIPIFVDYIQILATRGYAVLVPDAPQHIGTPMLDLAKTVLPGVNRAIELGVADPARLGIMGLSYGCFSTLMLIVQTTRFKAAECGSGASSIIGMTGTELGWAWADSGQGKMGATVWQRRDRYIENSAYFYLDRVATPILMVNGTADPGVPSFLADETYAALRQLGKRVEYVRYVGESHGPMAYSRANVTDYLNRLVRWFGTYLSDSSSHATPDSIR
- a CDS encoding asparagine synthase-related protein, whose translation is MKFFACFVHSRGERVPATETTGVERYCSARNVTLDRLECGAVTVLFSREGQPGVLDVAAFGSLIAAGWMRLENRDALCGRYGLTDEPVSDVALAMRHYRRFGERAIADLLGDFGLVIADARSGTALAARDAFGVRTLYSAQRGDVTVFATRAEAIATGDAYDSDYLIEFAAGVESEAGRTAYAGVRSVPPASMAVVRGGSIEVRTYWSPTEFEPKSVRDEGAAVEEFRSLLFDAVRLCLTGDAGTWSELSGGLDSSSIVSIAQTLERRGDVATGVGGTLTYVDSVGAGSDERIYSDSVVQTYGIRNELLVDYVPLQAASRQVPNSDLPSSRCLLAARDIATCVLLDGAGARVLLSGVGSDHYLVGSMFFFADWIATGQLQRALHEMLRWAALGRVSFWKLAYLNAVLPLVPSAFRLRRARGVEAPQWIPAAERQRLRLTERSVVAQSYAGRRGAQYAHELAFSTSAISAAIDHGIVPDAVDVRYPFCHRPLVEFALALPAEVSRRPNERKWILREAMRGCLPEIIRGRRWKGAFDGRIAWSLVHERHRFDALLEHSVLAELGCIEIAPLRAAIEKAATVDGEIERGQVLNALALDLWLRMRTGRWGRAQ
- a CDS encoding sialidase family protein: MIAASMLGLADGRLGAAVYATFDAGRHWTESRIAPRDSMLSLGGDPLVYIMRDGTALFGVGTQQAGRSVTAVSRSTDGGRTWERPQVMNYRDRPFMAFDTTGTDLDGTIYIAGIDNGLLLSHSTDDGRSFSYPAIITRDLGGPDPSAPIRGVLTDMVVTPDGVLVMPFNSRLDMRDSIPRFKKDSVMTNAFRVLVSDDGGRSFFAMREGPRAHWVVNYANSQALGAPRVALDQSRGTFRGRLYLVWTDWDIARRAYVVRLAYSSDAGKTWNTTVVSDDTSGHDPGNAALAVTRDGIVGVIWNDRRDDPRNRCWRLYGAISVDGGASFLPNARLSTAPTCVNTPGNWVLSTWYEYDHWTEPDRPRPGFGVTALIPVRFPNGGDTQGLVADADGVFHAAWINGATGTLQLWHTAFAVDSAIVAAVRNKNERKMAGSAATPVPSGRVDVTQELSFVMSHPAIDFTRGTLEVTMRVKNATGLTVHGPIEVVVDRLKADWSNAMGLANLRVANADSGGGGLGATWVFAAGADRMLHPGATTPPRVLRFRFDGGVPDEPDGYFEPAFRILARSTGAAGQR